Within Ramlibacter henchirensis, the genomic segment ACAACGGCATCGGCATGGCCGTGGTGGTCGGCGCCGCACAGGCCCAGGCGGTCGCGATCACGCTGCGCGCCGAAGGTGAAAACGTGCACGAGATCGGCGTCATCGCCGAGCGCGGCACGGGGCCGGCCGTGGCCATCGGCTGAGCGCGCGCCGATGGCGGTGCTCGACAACGTCTTCTGGCACGCGCTGTCCGATACGCAGCGTCACTTGACGCTCGGCACCGGGAACGTCCGCCGTTATTCCTCCGGCTTGCCGCCGCTGCTGGCGTTCGCCGATCCGCGCCATCCGCACCTGGACGAACTGGCGCCGTTCTGCGCGCCGGGAGAGCGCTTCTATGCGGCCGATTGGAGGGGCGATGCCCCGCCCGGCTGGCAGATCGAACTCGAGACGACGATGGAGCTGATGGTCTGGTCCGGCGGCGCCGTGTCCGAGGAGCCGATCGAGGCCGTGCGGCTGGGCGCGGACCATGTCGAGCACATGGTCGAGCTGGCCACGCTCACCAAGCCGGGCCCGTTCGGGCCGCGCAACCTGGAGCTCGGCACCTACCTGGGCTGCTTCGAGCAAGGACGCCTGGCGGCCATGGCGGGCGAGCGGACGCAGGCCGGCGCCCTGCGCGAGGTGAGCGCCATCGCCACCCACCCCGACTTCCAGGGCCGCGGGCTCGCGCGAAAACTGGTCAAACGCATCGTCGCCAACCAGCTCGCGCGCGGCGAAACGCCATTCCTGCACGTCATGAGCAGCAACGCGGGGGCGCTGCACCTTTATCGGCAATTGGGGTTCGAGGTGTACCGCACGTGCGCCGTGCGGGTTGTCGCGAAGACCTGAGACGTCAGCCGTTATTCCGGGCGCGGCGCAAGTCGGCCACCCGGTCCGCGATGGCGTCGATGTCCAGCGAATCCTGCGCGTGGATGAGGTAGGTTTCCAGGTCCAGCACGGCCAAGGCCGCATGGCCCTGCTCCGCGTGCGCAAGACCGCGGTCCCGGTACTCGGCCCAGGCATCGGGCAGCAGGATCAGCAGCCTGTCCTGCACCGCGATCAGCCGCTGCCAGTCTTCCTGCGCGCGGTGGATCTCCTTCAGGTTGCGCAGCATGCGGGCGATGATGTCGCGCGGCGGCGCGGCCTGCAGGTACAGCCCCAGCGGAACCTCGAAGTCGTCGACCAGGCCGCTGCGGCGCTTGTACGGTTCGAGACGCTCCGACAGTTCCTCCCGCGAGAGCGACTGGCCGGTGAACGGGTCGATCACCACCTGGCCCTTGGGCAGGTTGACCTTCACCATGAAGTGTCCGGGGAAGCACACGCCCCGCGCGTGCAGGCCCAGGCCCTGGGCCAGCTCG encodes:
- a CDS encoding SirB1 family protein, translated to MALNFEVPTPLEYFRSLVQDDDHFPLLETAASIAQDEYPDLDVQQVLGDVDQLLARLKRRLPADAAPLQRLRALNQFFFRDLSFGGNVNDYCDPDNSYLNVVLRTRRGIQISLAVLWIELAQGLGLHARGVCFPGHFMVKVNLPKGQVVIDPFTGQSLSREELSERLEPYKRRSGLVDDFEVPLGLYLQAAPPRDIIARMLRNLKEIHRAQEDWQRLIAVQDRLLILLPDAWAEYRDRGLAHAEQGHAALAVLDLETYLIHAQDSLDIDAIADRVADLRRARNNG
- a CDS encoding GNAT family N-acetyltransferase, which codes for MAVLDNVFWHALSDTQRHLTLGTGNVRRYSSGLPPLLAFADPRHPHLDELAPFCAPGERFYAADWRGDAPPGWQIELETTMELMVWSGGAVSEEPIEAVRLGADHVEHMVELATLTKPGPFGPRNLELGTYLGCFEQGRLAAMAGERTQAGALREVSAIATHPDFQGRGLARKLVKRIVANQLARGETPFLHVMSSNAGALHLYRQLGFEVYRTCAVRVVAKT